In Palaemon carinicauda isolate YSFRI2023 unplaced genomic scaffold, ASM3689809v2 scaffold121, whole genome shotgun sequence, one DNA window encodes the following:
- the LOC137635415 gene encoding uncharacterized protein, translating to MIEDSPLLDLINLCFENGKLPIKWKLALLVPVPKSKGEYRPILNRLLFVIGDQFSQNLYGFIKGKCTTDCVLRVLCNSSVECKAFIDLKGAFDRANKDVILEELVNKGIKGSLLRWIESYLSERRAKVWIQGHESEEMDMELGTPHSV from the coding sequence ATGATAGAAGATAGCCCACTACTGGATTTGATCAATCTTTGTTTTGAAAATGGCAAATTACCCATTAAATGGAAACTGGCATTGCTTGTACCTGTACCTAAGAGTAAAGGAGAATATCGACCTATTCTTAATAGATTACTATTTGTTATTGGTGATCAATTCTCTCAAAATCTATAtggttttattaaaggaaaatgtacAACAGATTGTGTTTTAAGAGTGCTGTGCAATAGCAGTGTAGAATGCAAGGCATTCATTGACCTCAAAGGAGCATTTGACAGGGCAAATAAAGATGTAATACTCGAAGAGCTTGTAAATAAGGGTATTAAGGGATCATTGCTAAGGTGGATTGAAAGCTACTTAAGTGAAAGAAGGGCTAAGGTTTGGATTCAAGGGCATGAATCTGAAGAAATGGATATGGAATTGGGTACACCACACTCTGTTTAA